One segment of Radiobacillus kanasensis DNA contains the following:
- a CDS encoding carbohydrate ABC transporter permease, whose protein sequence is MEHTNKKPSQLISKILLYFSLCVFLFISIFPFYWMFVGSTNHTSKMFTNPPTLTFGDQFMTNLTNLNESIGIFRVLFNSLFVSLTFVILSLLVCTFAAYALSKFKFKGRNTIFLVFVLSMMIPYQATLIPLFRMMTEFNLLNTYFALIAPQLCFPFAIFLMRQNFLAFPDSLIESSRIDGAGEFRIFWSVVLPSMKPALAATSIYLFMMQWNNFMWPLVAVNSPEMYTFPVALSSLIGISMIDYGQIMVGISIATVPIIIFFLLLQRHFIAGMLGSAVKG, encoded by the coding sequence ATGGAACATACAAATAAAAAACCAAGTCAGCTAATCTCTAAGATACTCTTATATTTCTCTTTATGTGTCTTTTTGTTTATCTCCATCTTCCCGTTCTACTGGATGTTTGTAGGTTCTACCAATCATACAAGTAAAATGTTTACAAACCCTCCTACGTTAACGTTTGGAGATCAATTTATGACCAATCTAACAAACTTAAATGAATCGATAGGAATCTTCCGAGTACTCTTTAACTCTTTATTCGTTTCCTTAACATTCGTTATTCTATCTCTATTAGTTTGTACATTTGCCGCTTATGCTTTATCAAAATTCAAGTTTAAGGGAAGAAATACGATTTTCTTAGTGTTTGTACTTTCTATGATGATCCCTTACCAAGCTACACTGATTCCTTTGTTCCGCATGATGACGGAATTCAACTTATTAAATACGTACTTTGCATTGATTGCACCTCAGCTGTGCTTTCCGTTCGCTATCTTTTTAATGAGACAAAACTTTCTAGCGTTTCCAGACTCCCTTATTGAATCTTCTAGAATTGATGGAGCTGGGGAGTTCCGAATCTTTTGGTCCGTTGTATTGCCATCGATGAAACCAGCACTAGCCGCTACGTCTATTTATCTATTTATGATGCAGTGGAACAATTTCATGTGGCCGCTAGTCGCGGTTAATTCCCCGGAAATGTACACATTTCCTGTAGCATTATCAAGTTTAATCGGGATCTCCATGATTGATTATGGCCAAATTATGGTCGGAATCTCCATTGCTACAGTCCCTATTATTATCTTTTTCTTATTGTTACAAAGACACTTCATTGCTGGGATGCTGGGTAGTGCGGTTAAAGGATAG
- a CDS encoding carbohydrate ABC transporter permease, with protein sequence MLHKRLTPYMFLAPALILFLWFTAYPIVASLILSFQKLEGGKYVFAGLANYTRLFQDSVFYEALKNTFIFLIVQVPIMLILALILASALNSKLLKLRGLFRVGFFMPAVTSLVAYAILFSIMLQDTGLLNQFLALFGIDNIKWLSHPFWAKFSIIMAMTWRWTGYNMVIYLAAMQNIPEELYEAASLDGAGKVKQFLNITVPQLKPVILFTAIISTISTLQLFDEPYNLTNGGPADATLTLGLYIYRVGFSYFDFGYASAMAYIIVVIVAILSIIQLKVAGDD encoded by the coding sequence ATGTTACACAAGCGGCTTACCCCTTATATGTTTTTAGCTCCAGCATTAATCTTATTTTTGTGGTTTACCGCCTACCCCATTGTAGCTTCCTTAATTTTAAGCTTTCAAAAGTTAGAGGGCGGTAAATATGTTTTTGCTGGTTTAGCCAATTACACCAGACTTTTTCAAGATAGCGTGTTTTATGAGGCATTAAAAAATACATTTATTTTCTTAATTGTACAGGTACCGATTATGTTAATCCTTGCCCTTATACTGGCAAGTGCCTTAAATAGCAAATTACTTAAGCTACGAGGACTATTTCGAGTAGGTTTCTTTATGCCTGCCGTTACGTCATTAGTTGCCTATGCAATTTTATTTTCCATCATGCTCCAAGATACAGGATTACTTAATCAATTCCTAGCCTTATTCGGAATTGACAATATTAAGTGGCTATCCCACCCGTTCTGGGCCAAATTCTCCATCATAATGGCCATGACATGGAGATGGACTGGTTACAATATGGTGATCTACTTAGCCGCCATGCAAAACATTCCTGAGGAATTATACGAAGCTGCTTCCTTAGATGGGGCTGGGAAAGTAAAACAATTCCTAAACATCACCGTTCCACAGCTTAAACCAGTTATTCTGTTCACGGCTATTATCTCTACCATTTCAACCTTACAGTTATTCGATGAACCTTATAACCTGACAAACGGTGGACCAGCAGATGCGACATTAACATTAGGCCTCTATATTTATCGAGTTGGTTTCAGTTATTTTGATTTCGGTTATGCTTCCGCGATGGCCTATATCATTGTGGTAATCGTAGCTATATTATCCATCATTCAATTAAAAGTAGCAGGAGATGATTAA
- a CDS encoding ABC transporter substrate-binding protein: MKKSLLIFSFLLIAAFTLTACGGNDGDANESGGEESTKGELTMWATNINVPVLEQAAELYKEEHPDFKLNVVEMNNEDIDKKLKIGLQAGNEGLPDAMLNVDDGLSGLFYNFPDAFVNLSEKGFDEHKDQFPSYKIDSVSHEGSIYAFPFDAGPVGVFYRTDLFEQAGVDASQIKTWDDYVEAGKKIKEATGVKMLSYDANESTVYTILLSQQGMGYFNDDEETTIATEESINAATLFQDLAENDLLIGTNGWSPWVTSLSEGQTATAMAGAWLIGTLEQQVPDSAGNWGVMPLPAFEEGGSGAANQGGSSFTINAKSENADLAYDFLEFFVTSYEAQELAMEGGLFPTYAPVYESELFTQELEYFGGQKAWEFFAGQMEKIPSVNYTVNDVVAREEVIKTQAEVVNGTDPEESLKSAKERVETRLK, encoded by the coding sequence ATGAAGAAATCTCTACTAATATTCAGCTTTCTACTAATCGCTGCTTTCACCTTAACAGCCTGTGGAGGGAACGATGGTGATGCAAATGAAAGTGGCGGTGAAGAAAGTACGAAAGGCGAACTAACCATGTGGGCTACGAACATCAATGTGCCCGTATTAGAACAGGCAGCGGAACTTTATAAAGAAGAACATCCTGATTTTAAATTGAATGTAGTTGAAATGAATAATGAAGATATTGATAAAAAACTAAAAATTGGTTTACAAGCTGGGAACGAAGGGTTACCAGATGCCATGTTAAATGTGGATGATGGTTTATCTGGACTATTCTATAATTTCCCAGACGCATTTGTTAATCTTTCTGAAAAAGGGTTTGATGAGCACAAAGATCAATTCCCATCTTACAAGATTGATAGCGTTTCTCACGAAGGAAGCATTTATGCATTCCCATTTGATGCTGGTCCTGTAGGAGTCTTTTATCGCACCGACCTCTTTGAACAAGCTGGTGTAGATGCGAGCCAAATTAAAACATGGGATGACTACGTGGAAGCAGGTAAGAAGATTAAAGAAGCAACTGGTGTCAAGATGCTGAGCTATGATGCTAACGAATCTACGGTATATACGATTCTATTAAGCCAGCAAGGTATGGGTTATTTTAACGATGATGAAGAAACAACCATCGCTACAGAAGAATCCATTAACGCTGCAACCTTATTCCAAGATCTAGCTGAAAATGACTTACTTATTGGTACGAATGGTTGGAGTCCATGGGTTACATCCTTATCAGAAGGCCAAACCGCTACTGCAATGGCTGGTGCATGGTTAATTGGAACTTTAGAACAACAAGTGCCAGATTCAGCTGGTAACTGGGGCGTTATGCCACTTCCAGCATTTGAAGAAGGCGGAAGTGGAGCGGCGAACCAAGGGGGAAGCTCTTTCACTATCAATGCAAAAAGTGAAAATGCAGATTTAGCTTACGATTTCTTAGAGTTTTTTGTCACATCGTATGAAGCACAAGAATTAGCGATGGAGGGTGGATTATTCCCAACATATGCTCCCGTCTATGAATCCGAATTATTCACACAAGAGCTTGAGTACTTCGGTGGTCAAAAAGCATGGGAATTCTTTGCTGGTCAAATGGAAAAGATCCCTTCTGTGAACTATACCGTGAATGACGTAGTTGCTCGTGAAGAAGTCATTAAAACACAAGCGGAAGTAGTAAATGGTACGGATCCAGAAGAATCCTTAAAGAGTGCAAAAGAACGCGTAGAAACAAGATTAAAATAA
- a CDS encoding beta-galactosidase gives MVKKYPAIHHNLKGFMHGGDYNPDQWLRYPGILEEDYRLMKLAKCNTFSINIFSWSAIEPEEGTYHFEWLDKIMDDLSEQESHVILATPSGARPAWLSQKYPEVLRMESNRVRNLHGLRHNHCFTSPVYRDKTADLNRILAERYKNHPALIMWHVSNEYGGDCHCDLCQDAFRSWLKNKYQTLDELNHAWWTGFWSHTFTDWEQIESPAPHGEYQIHGHNLDWKRFVTDQTIDFYKNEIAPLREITPDIPVTTNFMGDYPKMGPYLGLNYDKFAKEVDVVTWDSYPAWHSNYQKTWELAADVGFVHDVFRSLKDGQPFLILESTPSLVNWHKVNKAKRPGMHLLSAMQSVAHGSDSILYFQWRKGRGASEKFHGAVVDHVGHEHTRVFREVTEVGHALEQIQEVAGASVEAEVAIIYDWENQWAIDDAQGLKNENKEYIKTCQQHYQAFWKKGIPVDIISMDKDLSKYKLVIAPMLYMVRPGVAERIEEFVANGGTYVATYWSGIVGENDLCFLGGFPGPLRNVLGVWAEEIDTLYETDFNEVQFTANGAEPATYSARDYCEVIHAESAEVLAEFKHDFYQGSPAVTKNSFGKGSAYYIASRNSPEFHDDFYRQLVDNLSIQTIIKGPIPENISVQKRSDGVHDYIFVMNFHDTNQTVDLEEGRPYINLLSNRDVSGRLNLGPYGVAVLKH, from the coding sequence ATGGTTAAGAAATACCCAGCCATTCATCATAACTTAAAAGGATTTATGCATGGTGGAGACTATAATCCAGATCAATGGCTTCGCTATCCAGGCATCTTGGAAGAAGACTATCGTTTAATGAAACTAGCAAAATGTAATACCTTCTCCATCAATATCTTTAGCTGGAGTGCCATTGAGCCTGAAGAGGGGACTTACCATTTTGAATGGTTAGATAAAATCATGGATGACCTTTCCGAACAAGAATCCCATGTCATTTTAGCGACACCTAGTGGAGCCAGACCTGCTTGGCTATCACAAAAATATCCAGAAGTACTGCGTATGGAAAGCAATCGAGTACGGAACCTGCACGGGTTACGTCATAACCATTGTTTTACCTCACCCGTATACCGAGACAAAACTGCAGATCTGAACCGTATTTTAGCTGAACGGTATAAAAATCATCCAGCCCTTATTATGTGGCATGTATCAAACGAGTACGGCGGAGATTGTCACTGTGACCTTTGCCAGGATGCGTTTAGAAGCTGGTTAAAAAATAAATATCAAACCTTGGATGAGCTAAACCACGCTTGGTGGACTGGATTCTGGAGTCATACGTTTACCGATTGGGAACAAATTGAGTCACCTGCACCACATGGTGAATATCAAATTCACGGTCATAACCTAGATTGGAAACGCTTTGTTACCGATCAAACGATTGATTTCTATAAAAACGAAATTGCTCCCTTAAGAGAAATCACTCCAGATATCCCAGTCACCACCAACTTTATGGGGGATTACCCAAAAATGGGACCATACCTTGGTTTAAACTATGATAAGTTTGCGAAAGAAGTCGATGTCGTGACATGGGATAGTTATCCGGCATGGCATAGTAACTATCAAAAAACGTGGGAGCTTGCTGCAGACGTTGGATTTGTCCATGATGTATTTCGGTCCTTAAAGGATGGTCAACCATTCCTCATTCTGGAGAGTACACCTAGTCTAGTAAACTGGCATAAGGTAAACAAAGCAAAACGACCTGGCATGCATCTATTATCCGCCATGCAGTCTGTTGCTCATGGGTCCGATTCTATTCTTTACTTTCAGTGGAGAAAAGGAAGAGGCGCTTCCGAAAAGTTTCACGGAGCTGTTGTCGATCATGTCGGACATGAACATACTCGTGTATTTCGTGAGGTCACAGAGGTTGGCCATGCTTTAGAACAAATTCAAGAAGTAGCTGGTGCATCTGTTGAAGCAGAGGTTGCTATTATCTACGATTGGGAAAACCAATGGGCCATCGATGATGCTCAAGGCTTAAAGAATGAAAATAAGGAATACATTAAAACCTGTCAGCAGCATTACCAAGCTTTTTGGAAAAAAGGAATCCCAGTCGATATCATCTCTATGGACAAAGACCTATCTAAATATAAGCTCGTAATCGCACCGATGCTTTATATGGTTCGCCCAGGAGTAGCCGAGCGCATTGAGGAATTTGTCGCTAACGGCGGCACATATGTAGCGACGTATTGGAGTGGAATTGTCGGCGAAAATGACCTTTGTTTCCTTGGCGGTTTCCCTGGACCGTTGCGTAATGTGCTCGGAGTTTGGGCGGAAGAGATTGATACACTATATGAGACAGACTTCAATGAAGTGCAATTTACAGCAAATGGCGCAGAACCGGCGACTTATTCTGCTAGAGATTACTGTGAAGTAATCCATGCAGAAAGCGCAGAAGTATTGGCAGAATTTAAGCATGACTTCTATCAAGGATCACCTGCTGTAACGAAAAATAGTTTCGGAAAAGGTTCTGCCTATTACATTGCCTCTCGGAATAGTCCGGAGTTTCATGATGATTTTTACCGCCAACTCGTAGATAACTTAAGCATTCAAACCATTATCAAAGGTCCTATCCCTGAAAACATTAGCGTGCAAAAGAGATCCGACGGGGTACATGATTATATCTTTGTCATGAATTTTCACGATACCAATCAAACAGTAGATTTAGAAGAAGGACGACCATATATTAATCTACTTTCCAATAGAGATGTATCCGGAAGATTAAATCTCGGGCCTTATGGAGTAGCCGTGCTTAAACATTAA